The Chloroflexus aggregans DSM 9485 genome segment CGCCAACAACTCCGTCGGATCTGAAGCGCGTAAAGCCGGATGTTGATTGCGCAAGACGGCAAACGGCACAGCAATCGTCCCGTTAGGTTGGACTTCGGCCAAACTCACACTCGACGACGGTAAAATCAGCGTCTGATCGTTGACCAATTCGGTGAGCGTCGTGTGCAAGCTACGGAAGAGTAGCTCAGTCCACGCGACCGAATGCCCGGCGAGGTCGGTACGGCCACAGCCGGATAACAACAACGCATCGCCGGTAAGCAAATAGCGTTCACCGTTGGGCGCAATCACCCGATAGACGAGATGTCCGGGAGTATGACCAGGGAACCAGTGGGCTTCAATAAGCAAATGACCAAGCGGTAGGCGTTCGCCACCAAGCAACGGCATATAGTCAAGGCGGGCCGGCAACAATGTGCGCGGATGGAGAGCATCATACGGATGCATGTACAGCAAGGTATGGCGTGTACCGGCAAGCAATGTCCCACCCGATAAACGACCGGCAGCGAGGTGGGTAAGTAACACACGGGTAACATCGGCTTGCGCCGCAGCAGCAATCTCCTGGTAGAGGTGAATCTGGAGACCGGGATCGATCACGGCGGCCTCGCCAGCGCTGATGATCACATAGCTCAGATCACCGCGAGACGGTCGAAACACTTGCACGATACGACCCCATGGCGCATTGACAACTTCGTTGACGACGTGAAAATCAAGCCAGGCGCGGAATCCACCCATCAGGTAGCGTGCAACAATACCACGGGCTATCAACAATTCGGCTACATACTGCGATGAACCCTCTTTGGCACAAATCACCGTTATCGGCCGATCGGCAGGTACACGCGCAATTGCCTGCTCTTCGTCCTCGATAAACTCAAAATAAGGGATATTTAGGGTGGGAATAGGTTGACGGCCACGCACTCGATTGCGGGCATTTTCCACCTCATTGCGAACGTCAAGAATCATTAACGGGCGCTCGGCTAGCAGCTCGGCATACAACTCTGCCGGACTAAGCACGCCAACGCCGGTTTGCAAGTGTTCGAGTGTCGTCATTGGCCACTCCTTTGCGGTGATGGTGCCTCTTTGCGAAACTATAAAAACAGTTTACCCGCCGCAACTTGGTGAAACAAGCGCAAGGCGGGTAAATTGAGTTGCGATTTATTTCTCAATGAGAGACATTACTCGGTGGCACGCGCCGGACGTGGCTTGGTCGGTTGGAATGAGACCAAGACTCGATAGATGGTCAAAAACAGCACACTACCGCCACTCAGCCAGTACAATCCGGTGAGAATATCGAGGTCGCTACCGCTGTAAACGGCATGCAGGAGGCTCAAAATCCAGATGACAAAGCTGAGGAAGTGAATCAGCCGCCACATCGTTCGCCCAATCCACTGCTTGATGTAGAAGCTGAGGCCAACCACCGCCATACCGTACAGTGCAAGCTGACCTAAACCAACCCACAACGGTTCATAACCGACGTAGCCGAAGGGTGTCAGAACTTCTGCCAACGTCGCACTGATGTAGCGGTCGCCAAGCAGGATGAGGGCGTGGAAAATGGCGAAAGCGAGACCCAATAAACTGGTATGCTGATGCAGATCGAAAGCGCCCGGACCTCCCGGCCATAGCCGTGCCATGCGGTTGGTCATGAGCAAGCCAAAGACCATCGATAACCAGAGTAGCGCATACGCGACAACAGCACTACTGCGCGAGAGATACCAGTAGGCTTTCGGCTCATCACCGGTCAACGACCAGCCCAGACCCGGCAACCACGCCGGCAAGATGATGACTGCAGCGAATGCACCAAGGATAGCACCGAGCAGAATGGTGAAAAGCGCCGGTAATGACATCGCCGGTGGTAAATCGACCAGATCGGGATTGGCGGTGAGCGTGCGTTGTGGCCGTGCTGCCGGCTGCGCCGACTGAGCTGCTGCACGCG includes the following:
- a CDS encoding MBL fold metallo-hydrolase, with the protein product MTTLEHLQTGVGVLSPAELYAELLAERPLMILDVRNEVENARNRVRGRQPIPTLNIPYFEFIEDEEQAIARVPADRPITVICAKEGSSQYVAELLIARGIVARYLMGGFRAWLDFHVVNEVVNAPWGRIVQVFRPSRGDLSYVIISAGEAAVIDPGLQIHLYQEIAAAAQADVTRVLLTHLAAGRLSGGTLLAGTRHTLLYMHPYDALHPRTLLPARLDYMPLLGGERLPLGHLLIEAHWFPGHTPGHLVYRVIAPNGERYLLTGDALLLSGCGRTDLAGHSVAWTELLFRSLHTTLTELVNDQTLILPSSSVSLAEVQPNGTIAVPFAVLRNQHPALRASDPTELLAIVNPPTAAVATTVDTFWQVNLGLRQLSAEEATELEGEPSRCIWVNEE